In Polaribacter pacificus, the genomic window CCATCGTAACTCTTCTAAATGTCCTAAGAAAGACATTTCTTTTTGTTCTTTGCTCATTTAAAATATACCTTCTTTTATCAAATCGTGTAAATGTACTACTCCCATATAATTTTGGTTGTCATCAGTTACTAAGATTTGTGTAATGTCAAAATTCTCTAAGGTTTCTAGAGCATCGATAGCCATTGCATTTATTGAAATCGTTTTAGGGTTTTCAGACATAATGTCCTGAGCTTTTAAACTAGTAAAACTTTCGTTTTTAGTAAGCATACGTCTAATATCACCATCGGTAATAATTCCAACGATGGTTTCATTTTCTACAACAGCGGTAACTCCAAGTCTTTTTTCTGTAATTTCTACAATAACATCAGTTATAGAACTGTTTTTTTGTACTAAGGGTTTTTCGTTTGTTTTAATCAAATCAGAAACTCTTAGGTATAATCGTTTACCCAAAGCACCTCCTGGGTGGTATTTGGCAAAATCTTTACTTGTAAATCCTTTTAGGTGCAACAAACAAACAGCTAAGGCATCTCCCATAACCAATTGAGCAGTAGTACTTGTTGTTGGAGCTAGATTATTAGGGCAGGCTTCTTTTTCTACATAGGTGTTTAAACAAAAATCAGCATTGGTGCCTAAAAAAGAATCTGGATTTCCAGTAATGGCGATAATTTTGTTTCCGTAGTTTTGAATAAAAGGGACTAACACTTTAATCTCAGGAGTATTTCCGCTTTTAGAGATACAAATCACCACATCGTTTTCTTGTATGGTACCTAGATCACCATGAATAGCATCTGCAGCATGCATAAAAATTGCTGGAGTTCCAGTAGAATTAAAAGTAGCGACAATCTTAGTAGCGATGATTGCGCTCTTGCCGATTCCGGTAATGATTACGCGTCCTTTAGAATTTAATATAAATTTAACTGAATTTTCGAAATTTTGATCAATTAAATTTGATAAATTAGCTATTGCATTACTTTCTAAAAGTATGGTTTCTTTTGCGTTTGCTATAATAGAGTTAGAATCTTTCAAGATTTTATATTTTAGTAAAATAAAAAAAAGTCATATCTTTAAATTGTAATACAACATGCCTATTTAGGTACTACAAATTTACTATAAATAATCGTAGAGCCAAACCTAATTTTTTGGTTTTTAATCATCACAGATCAATACTAGATTGAAACACTATACATGAGTGAAGAATTAGATTTACACGGACCCTTAAAAAAATTCTTTGGTTTTAACCAATTTAAAGGTTTGCAAGAAAAAGTTATTCAAAGCGTTTTGCAAAAAGAAGATGTTTTTGTTATCATGCCAACGGGTGGAGGGAAGTCTTTGTGCTACCAACTGCCTGCTTTAATGAGTGAAGGCACTGCTATTGTAATATCACCTTTAATAGCCTTGATGAAAAACCAAGTAGATGCTATTCGTGGTATTTCAGAAAATCACGGGATTGCCCATGTTTTAAATTCATCTTTAAATAAAACTGAAGTAAATCAAGTAAAAAAAGATATTGAAGACGGTATCACCAAATTGGTATACGTGGCTCCAGAATCATTAGTAAAAGAAGAGTATGTAGAGTTTTTGCGCAGTCAAAAGATTTCTTTTGTAGCCATTGATGAGGCACATTGTATCTCTGAGTGGGGGCATGATTTTAGACCAGAATATAGAAACCTTAGAACGATCATCAAAGAGATTGATAATGTTCCGGTGATTGGCCTTACAGCAACAGCAACAGAGAAAGTACAAGAAGATATTTTAAAAACACTTGGAATAACCAATGCTAAAACCTATAAAGCCTCGTTTAATCGTCCAAATTTATTTTATGAGGTTCGACCAAAAACAAAGAATGTAGATAAAGATATCATACGTTTTGTCCGTCAATATGTTGGTAAATCTGGGATTATATACTGTTTAAGTAGAAAGAAGGTAGAAGAGATTGCTCAAGTTTTGCAAGTAAATGGAATTAAGGCTGTGCCTTACCATGCAGGTTTGGACGCAAAAACCAGGGTAAAACATCAAGATATGTTTTTGATGGAAGACTGTGATGTCGTTGTTGCGACCATAGCATTTGGTATGGGAATCGACAAACCAGATGTGCGTTTTGTGATTCATCATGATATTCCTAAAAGTTTAGAAAGCTATTATCAAGAAACGGGTAGAGCAGGTAGAGATGGAGGAGAAGGGTATTGTTTGGCTTTTTATGCCTATAAAGACATTGAGAAATTAGAAAAATTTATGGCAAGCAAGCCCGTTGCAGAACAAGAAATCGGGCACGCTTTGTTACAAGAGGTAGTTGGTTACGCAGAAACTTCTATGAATAGAAGAAAGTATTTGCTACACTATTTTGGTGAAGAGTTTGATGAGGTTAAAGGTTTGGGCGCAGAAATGGATGACAATACTAAAAACCCAAAGAAAAAGCTTGAAGCACAAGAGCAGGTAGTTAAACTTTTGACGGTTGTCAAAAAAACAAATGAAAAATACAAATCCAAAGATATTGTATCAACCATTATAGGGAAAGAAAATGCCATGTTATCCTCGCATAGAACTCCGAGCAAACCCTTTTTTGGGATCGGAAGTGATCAAAAGGACAGTTATTGGATGGCTTTAATTAGGCAGGTTTTAGTTGCTGGGTATTTGAGAAAAGAAATTGAACAGTATGGTGTTTTAAAAATGACTCCAGAAGGGTTGAATTATTTAGAGAATCCTACTTCTTTTTTAATGACTGAAAATCACGTATTTAATACAGAAGACGATAGCTCTATAATTACAAATACAAAAAGCAATGTTCTTGTAAGCACCGATGAAAAGCTAGTCATACTTCTTAAAGATTTGCGTAAAAAAACAGCAACGAAGCACGGAGTACCTCCTTTTGTTGTTTTCCAGGATCCTTCTTTAGATGATATGGCACTAAAGTATCCGGTTACTCTAGAAGATCTTACAGCTGTGCATGGAGTAGGAGAAGGAAAGGCTAGAAAATACGGTAGAGAGTTTATTCAGTTGATAGCTGATTACGTAAAAGAAAATGACATTTTAAGACCTGATGATCTGGTTGTTAAAAGTACTGGGATGAATTCTGGACTTAAATTGTACATCATTCAAAATACAGACAGAAAGCTCCCTTTAATAGATATTGCTCAATCAAAAGGATTGCAAATGGAGGAGCTAATCAAAGAGATGGAAGCCATTATCTTTTCTGGTACCAAGCTCAATATTGATTATTCAATTGATGACCTCTTAGATGAAGATCAACAGGGTGAGATTTTTGATTACTTTATGGAGGCTAAAACAGATAAAATTCAAGAAGCATTGGATGAGTTTGACGGTGATTATGACGAAGAAGAGCTTCGTTTAATGCGAATAAAATTCATTAATGAAGTTGCTAATTAATTGAATCTTAATAGGTTCATTACTCTTTGTTAATTTTAACATTTTTTTGGGAACTTATAAACAAGTCCTAGAAACTCTAATTGTACTTTTGGCTGCTTAAAATCAATTTAATGCAGCTTAAAAACATTGCCCTACTAGCCTTATTATTCCTCTCAACTTTACCAGTTTTATCACAAGAAAATGAATCAAAATTAAACATTTTTTTAAATTGTACTTTTTGTGATGAGTCCTATATCAAACAGAATTTAGAATATGCAGAATTTGTAAGAGATCAAAAATTTGCTGACGTTTATTTATTTTTTAGCAGACAACAAAATGGAAGTGGAGGGCAAGTTTATAAAATTGATATTGTCGGTCAAAATGATTATAAAGGATTTCAAAACAAAATTACTTTTTCTACAAATTCAGACCATACAAAAGATGAAGTTCGTGGGTTAATGTTAAGGAGGATTCGCCTTGGCTTGGTCCGATTTTGGATTAAAGCAGGCTTACAAGATGAAATCTCTATCACCATAAAAAAGTCAAAAAAAACCAACGTCATTGAAGAGGTAGACCCTTGGAATAAATGGATCTTTAGTATAGGTGCCAATGGAAATTTTAAAGGACAGGAAACTTACACCAATCAAAATCTAAAGTTTAATGTTTCTGCAAGAAGAGTGACTGAAAAGAATAAGTTTTATTTTAGAGTAAAATATGGAAATAACAAATCAATATATGAATTTGATAATGGACCTGATATTGTTTATAACAATGCCTCTAAAGACATTACATTGTACTCCGTTTTTAGTTTAAACAATCATTGGTCAGCTGGTGTTTTTAGTTATTTTGGCGGTTCGGATTACACCAATAAAGTATTATACGCGCAAGTATCACCTGCAATTGAATATAACTTTTTTGATTATAAAGATTCTTTTCAAAAACAGTTAACAATCGTTTATAAAGTAGGTGGTGACTTTACAAATTATATTGAAAAAACGGTATTTGGTAAAGATCAAGAGTTTTTGTGGCGTCATTCTTTAAGTTTAGAAGGTAGTGTTAGACAAACTTGGGGAAATGTAAATGGATCGATACGCTATGATAGTTATTTACACGATACTGCTTTAAATCAGTTTTCATTTAACGCACAAGCAAGAGTTCGAGTTTTTAAAGGCTTTTCTTTTAATATGGGAGGAAGATATAATATAACTAATAATCAGATTAATCTACCTGCGGGGAATCTGACTGTTGAAGAAATTTTGTTGCAGCAGCAGCAAATAAAATCTGGTTTTAATTATTCTTTTGATTTTGGCTTTAGTTATACTTTTGGTTCAATGTTTAATACAGTTGTAAACCCTAGGTTTGATTAGTTAGTGCAAAAGAGTTGCAATTGTTAGTAAAATACCCAATAAAATAGCGGTAAATTTCTGAATATTAAACTTGTGATTTTCAGAGCTTTCAAAGAGTATTATTGTAGAAATATGTAAAAATACCCCAATAATTAGGGCTGTAACTTCTGTGCTATAATCAGTAAAGAAAACTACTTTATCTGCAATAAAAACTCCTAAAGGACTCATCAAGGCAAACCCTGCTAAAAACACTAATATTTTGGTTTTTGAATATTTTGCATGAATCAAAAATGTTGTAAGTACTATGGCAATTGGAATTTTATGCACAATAATTGCCCATAATAAATCATCTCCTTCGTGATGAATTGGTATCCCTTCAGAAAAAGCATGAATACATAGACTGATAAAAAGTAAATATGGGAATTTATTTTCTTCAGAGTGAATATGGATATGTCCGTGTTCTGCACCCTTAGAAAAAGACTCTAAAATAGACTGAAGTAGTATTCCGATTAATATAAAAATTCCTACTTTTTTTGAATCCACATCGGTATGTTCATACACCTCTGGTAACAAATGTAAAATAGTGACTGATAGTAGGTAAGCACCACTAAATGACAACAATAAACGAGTGAATTTTGTATTGGGTTTAAAAAATAAAACTATAAGTGCTCCAATAATTACAGAAGCAATTAATAAAGTATAGGTCATGATAATACGAAAATTAAGCGTTTAGAACTGCTGGGATCAAAATCTTCTAATTGATAAGAACCAAAGACTTGGTTTATATTAAAACCTGCATTTTCAAAATAATTTACAAATTTATCTTTGTCCAAGTATTTTACTTTTTCAATATAACTGTGGTTTTCATCGTCTGCAAAAAAATGAATTTCTTTAATGATAAAACCATTTTCTATCTTTCTTGTAATATGAAAATCAATGCCTTCAACAGTTTTAATTTCTTTCTCAATTAAATGTTCTTTAACATAGCTTACATTTAAAAAATCCATCACAAGAATTCCATTTTCTTTAAGTCCTTTTTTAAAGTTCTTTAAAATAGAAATATCTTCTTGATCATCTTCAAAATAACCAAAGCTTGTAAACAGGTTAAAAATTGCATCAAACTTTTGGTTAAATGGGGTACGCATGTCCCAAACCTCAAATTTTAAAACCTCATTTTCAAATTGTTTTGCAAAATTGATACTATTTGATGATAAATCAGCCCCAACAACCTTATAACCTAAGGTGTTCAGATAGACAGCATGCCTTCCTTTTCCACAAGGGATGTCTAAAATTTCTGAAGTGTTTTTTAACTGTAGTTCTTTTGTGATATTCTCCATAAAGAGCTCAGCATCACTATCATCTCTATGTTTATATAGAATGTGGTAATAAGGCGTGTCAAACCAAGATGTAAACCAATCTTTTTGTGTGTTCAATTTGAATTATTCAATTAAAATTTGTGATGATTTCTTTAGTCCATTTAACAAAGGATAACTTACAATATACATTCCTTTGCTAAGATGTTGTAAATTGATCTCTACTTTGTTGTTTTTTACTTTGTAGCTTTTCTTTAGTATGCGTTTTCCTGTAATCGAAAAAATTTCTACTTCTAAGCTTTGAAAAGTATTTGGTTGCAAATCTAAAGTAATTTTCCCTGAACTAGGATTGGGATATGCATTTTTTAGTATTGAAAGATTGGAATAGTTATCAACGGCTAGAGTAGTAGTGTTATAAGAATATACACCAGACCCTTTAGTTCCTGTAAACAAGGTTTTTCCATCAGATGAAAAAGCCAAAGAAGTAATTGCCCTATTTGCTAATCCTTGATTAATATTTGTCCAATTTGCTCCAGCATCAGTTGTCATATAAACTCCTGTATGGATATCACCAACTACAATATTCTTTTTATTGGTTGGGTTTACAGCGATGCTCATTAATAACTTGGTCGGGAAATCAGTAGAAGTATTTACTTCAGATAAAACTTGTGTCCAATTATTTCCATTATCTGTCGATTTGTACACTCCTTTACTTTTAGTTGCAGCATAAATAATTGAATTATTATCAGCTAAAGCGATTCCATGAATTGTTTGATCAGGCATTCCTTGACCAATATTTGTCCAATTTGCTCCACCATCAGTAGAATGAAACAAGCCATCACCCCGTAAACCAATATAAACTGAGTTTTCATCAGTGGTATTCACAGCCAAAGCTGTAATATTTAAGTTTGTTGCAGAAATTCCTGTTGTTCCACTTTGTGTCCAAGTTTCTCCAGCATCGGTAGATTTGTAAACTCCAAAACTATTTGGAAAAGTTGTGTTATCAGGATCGCTATAAAAAAACTGATATGCAAAACCAGCATAGATTACATTAGGATTGCTTTTAGAGATTATAAGCTCTTTGGCACCATGTCTTTGATTAAAAACACTTGCAGTTGCGTTTGGTTGATTAAATTTTGTTGTCCAACTTGTTCCTCCTGTGGTACTTTTTAAAATTAAACCTTCATGCTCATCAGAAATAAAAAGGGTATTGCTATTTGTTGGATGTACAGCCGCTCCATACCATTCAGCATGACCGGCCTCTTCATAATATAACCCGTCATAAGTAGTTCCATTATTCGTTGACTTAAATGGACCGCTTCTTCCAATAGTTAAAAAAGCTGAAGTGTTTTGAGGATCAGGGGCTATTTTGTGGATTGTTGCTCCAGAATAACCTGTACCTAAAACTTGCCAAGTTTTTGCTCCGTCAGTAGATTTAAATATGCCACCACCATAATTTGCAGCATAGACAATATCAGGGTTTGTTTTGTCTATGGTAATTTCAATAGGAACTCCAGCTCTAATTCCGCTTGGTCCCCAAGGTGAAGGAGAACTTAGTGATCCTCCGCGATGACCCGTCCAAGTTGCTCCAGCATCATCACTTCTGTAAAAGGCATACGCACTTGCTGCGTAGACAATATTATTGTTTGAAGGCGCAATTTTTACAGCATTAAAAACATCTTCTGTATAACCAGGCAAAATAACATCTGAAGAAGAGATAACTTGTGTCCATGTAGTCCCTCCATTTGTTGATTTAAAAACACCACCTTTAATTGGAGTATCTAAATTTACTTCTGCATTGTTTCCTGTAGCAATATATAATAAACCCGGCGTCGATGAATCTGACATCCCCCCAATAAAAAGACTTCCTGTTATTCCATTATTTGACTGATTCCAAGTAGCTCCTCCGTCTGTAGATTTCATGATTCCCATTCCAACTGTATTTGTTGCTTCTCGGTCAAAAATTCCCGTAGATGATACCAGGTTTATTGGATTGCCACCAATACACAACCATCTAGCTAAGCTATTTCCACTCCAAATTCTACTCCAATTTTCTCCACCATCTGTAGATTTATAGATTACGCCATTAACTTTTTCAAATTCATTACCCTGATTACCTGTAGGAACTTCTCCACTGGCAAAAAGGGTATTAGAATCGCCATTAACGACACTAATTTCTCTAAATACTATGTTTGTTTCTATAATCCCATTATTTTTCTTTGTCCAATTTTCACCACTGTCGGTTGATTTATAGATTCCGCTATCATATTCTGTCCCTGCCCAAATGGTTGTTGGATTATTTTGATCAATGGCTACTGTAAAAACAGGAATAGCATCGTTTGAGTCTCCACTTCTTGAGGTAATTCCATTATTTTTTGGAATCCATGTAGCTCCTCCATCAGTACTTTTGTGGATACCAGATAGGGCATCTGTGATGTAAATTATTTGGTTATTGGTGGGGTCAATTTTTAAATTGTATCCCAAACCTCCTATAGGTCCTCCAGTCCGTTGCCATTGTTGAGCGTATATAGTTAATGTGCATAGCAATGACATGATGTAAAGTAATTTTCTTTTCATAGTGTGTAATTATAAAAGTTTAAAAAAGGAGGCTTTTCAAAGATATTAAATTATTTTTGCAGTATGAATATGAATAAAGATTTTAAAATGGTGGCTACCACCATGTTTGGGTTAGAGGAAGTACTGGCTACAGAGCTTAAAAATTTAGGAGCTCAAGATGTAGAAATAGGCGTGCGTAATGTTTCTTTTAAAGGAGATAAAGGGTTTATGTATAAAGCAAATATAGCTTTAAGAACAGCCATACGTATCCTTAAACCCATTAAAACGTTTAAGGCTTTTGATGAAGAAGATTTGTATAAAGGACTTCAAAAAATTAACTGGGAAGAGTATTTGGATGTTGATGGTACTTTCTCAATTGGAGCAGTTGTCAATTCTAAAAATTTTACGACAAACTCACATTATATTACCCTAAAATCAAAAGATGCAGTTGCTGATTACTTTAGACACAAATACAGTAAAAGACCCAATGTAGACCTTAAATATCCCGATTTAAAAATACATGTACATATTCAAAAAGAATTGTGTACTGTATCTTTAGATTCATCTGGAGATTCTTTACATAAAAGAGGGTATAGAAGCGCAACTAATATAGCGCCAATCAATGAAGTATTAGCTGCAGGTTTGGTTTTACTTTCAGGATATACTGGAGATGAGAATTTTATAGACCCGATGTGTGGTTCTGGTACAATTTTAATTGAAGCAACCATGATTGCCAATAATATTCCTGCCAACATCAACAGAAAGCATTTTGGTTTTGAAAATTGGAAAGATTATGATGAAGATTTGTATTTTCTAATTCAAGATGTCTTGCTTAAAAAGATTAGAAGCTCTCATTTTAAAATAATGGGCTTTGACAAAGCACCATCTGCTGTTAGAAAAGCACAAGACAATATTGTCAATGCCAATTTGGATGAATTTATAGGGGTACATCATGTGAACTTCTTTAATTCAAAAAAAGAAGTGTTTGGTAAAACCACTATTTTATTTAATCCACCCTATGGAGAGCGTTTAAATATTGATACTGCAGAATTTTACAAAAAAATAGGAGACACCCTAAAACATGGATACCCAGATTCTACAGTTTGGTTTATTACTTCTGATATGGAAGCACTTAAGCATGTAGGGTTAAGAACCTCAAAAAGAATTCCATTAAAAAATGGAGATTTGGATTGTCGTTTGGTGCGATACGATATGTATGCTGGGACTCGAAAAATTAGAAATGATGAACGTGAGTTGCCAGAGGATAGCCCAGAAGAATCATAGTATTAAAAAGAGAAAAAGAGAACAAAACTAGCCTTTATTACGTATTAAAATTTAAGATAAAATACGTAAATTTGCTGTTGAAAATTTGAGCATACACAGATGAAGATATCATACAATTGGTTAAAACAATTTTTACAAATAGATTGGGAAGCTTCTAAAGCAGGAGAATTACTGACAGATTTAGGATTAGAAGTAGAAGGGATTGAAACCAAAGAATCTATCAAAGGGAGTCTTAAAGGGATTGTTGTTGGAGAAGTACTAACTTGTGTTCAACACCCCAATGCCGATCGATTAAAAATTACAACAGTTCATATAGGGCAAGAACAGCCATTACAAATTGTTTGTGGAGCTTCTAATGTGGCCGCAGGTCAAAAAGTACCTGTAGCAACTATTGGAACTGTCTTATACGTTGATAAAGGAGATGGTTTTACCATTAAAAAAGGTAAAATTAGAGGAGAAGAAAGTCATGGTATGATCTGTGCAGAAGATGAACTCGGATTAGGGTCTAGTCACGATGGAATACTTGTATTAGATGCTAGTATTGAACCAGGAACCCTTGCTGCAGAAGTTTTTAATATTGAGCAGGATGATGTTTTTGAAATTGGGCTAACACCTAATAGAGCAGATGCAATGAGTCACTTTGGTGTAGCTAGAGATCTAAGAGCAGGCTTAATGCAACAAGATATTAACTTGGAATTAATATCTCCATCTGTAAGTGATTTTCATGTAGATGAGCGAAAACTAAAAATTGACGTAGAGGTAGAAGATAGAGATCTTGCGCCAAGATATAGTGGTATTTCTATCACAGATGTAGTGATTAAAGACGCCCCTG contains:
- a CDS encoding RecQ family ATP-dependent DNA helicase; the encoded protein is MSEELDLHGPLKKFFGFNQFKGLQEKVIQSVLQKEDVFVIMPTGGGKSLCYQLPALMSEGTAIVISPLIALMKNQVDAIRGISENHGIAHVLNSSLNKTEVNQVKKDIEDGITKLVYVAPESLVKEEYVEFLRSQKISFVAIDEAHCISEWGHDFRPEYRNLRTIIKEIDNVPVIGLTATATEKVQEDILKTLGITNAKTYKASFNRPNLFYEVRPKTKNVDKDIIRFVRQYVGKSGIIYCLSRKKVEEIAQVLQVNGIKAVPYHAGLDAKTRVKHQDMFLMEDCDVVVATIAFGMGIDKPDVRFVIHHDIPKSLESYYQETGRAGRDGGEGYCLAFYAYKDIEKLEKFMASKPVAEQEIGHALLQEVVGYAETSMNRRKYLLHYFGEEFDEVKGLGAEMDDNTKNPKKKLEAQEQVVKLLTVVKKTNEKYKSKDIVSTIIGKENAMLSSHRTPSKPFFGIGSDQKDSYWMALIRQVLVAGYLRKEIEQYGVLKMTPEGLNYLENPTSFLMTENHVFNTEDDSSIITNTKSNVLVSTDEKLVILLKDLRKKTATKHGVPPFVVFQDPSLDDMALKYPVTLEDLTAVHGVGEGKARKYGREFIQLIADYVKENDILRPDDLVVKSTGMNSGLKLYIIQNTDRKLPLIDIAQSKGLQMEELIKEMEAIIFSGTKLNIDYSIDDLLDEDQQGEIFDYFMEAKTDKIQEALDEFDGDYDEEELRLMRIKFINEVAN
- a CDS encoding ZIP family metal transporter, encoding MTYTLLIASVIIGALIVLFFKPNTKFTRLLLSFSGAYLLSVTILHLLPEVYEHTDVDSKKVGIFILIGILLQSILESFSKGAEHGHIHIHSEENKFPYLLFISLCIHAFSEGIPIHHEGDDLLWAIIVHKIPIAIVLTTFLIHAKYSKTKILVFLAGFALMSPLGVFIADKVVFFTDYSTEVTALIIGVFLHISTIILFESSENHKFNIQKFTAILLGILLTIATLLH
- a CDS encoding SAM-dependent methyltransferase; translation: MNTQKDWFTSWFDTPYYHILYKHRDDSDAELFMENITKELQLKNTSEILDIPCGKGRHAVYLNTLGYKVVGADLSSNSINFAKQFENEVLKFEVWDMRTPFNQKFDAIFNLFTSFGYFEDDQEDISILKNFKKGLKENGILVMDFLNVSYVKEHLIEKEIKTVEGIDFHITRKIENGFIIKEIHFFADDENHSYIEKVKYLDKDKFVNYFENAGFNINQVFGSYQLEDFDPSSSKRLIFVLS
- a CDS encoding KpsF/GutQ family sugar-phosphate isomerase, whose translation is MKDSNSIIANAKETILLESNAIANLSNLIDQNFENSVKFILNSKGRVIITGIGKSAIIATKIVATFNSTGTPAIFMHAADAIHGDLGTIQENDVVICISKSGNTPEIKVLVPFIQNYGNKIIAITGNPDSFLGTNADFCLNTYVEKEACPNNLAPTTSTTAQLVMGDALAVCLLHLKGFTSKDFAKYHPGGALGKRLYLRVSDLIKTNEKPLVQKNSSITDVIVEITEKRLGVTAVVENETIVGIITDGDIRRMLTKNESFTSLKAQDIMSENPKTISINAMAIDALETLENFDITQILVTDDNQNYMGVVHLHDLIKEGIF
- a CDS encoding THUMP domain-containing class I SAM-dependent RNA methyltransferase — protein: MNKDFKMVATTMFGLEEVLATELKNLGAQDVEIGVRNVSFKGDKGFMYKANIALRTAIRILKPIKTFKAFDEEDLYKGLQKINWEEYLDVDGTFSIGAVVNSKNFTTNSHYITLKSKDAVADYFRHKYSKRPNVDLKYPDLKIHVHIQKELCTVSLDSSGDSLHKRGYRSATNIAPINEVLAAGLVLLSGYTGDENFIDPMCGSGTILIEATMIANNIPANINRKHFGFENWKDYDEDLYFLIQDVLLKKIRSSHFKIMGFDKAPSAVRKAQDNIVNANLDEFIGVHHVNFFNSKKEVFGKTTILFNPPYGERLNIDTAEFYKKIGDTLKHGYPDSTVWFITSDMEALKHVGLRTSKRIPLKNGDLDCRLVRYDMYAGTRKIRNDERELPEDSPEES
- a CDS encoding VPS10 domain-containing protein — its product is MKRKLLYIMSLLCTLTIYAQQWQRTGGPIGGLGYNLKIDPTNNQIIYITDALSGIHKSTDGGATWIPKNNGITSRSGDSNDAIPVFTVAIDQNNPTTIWAGTEYDSGIYKSTDSGENWTKKNNGIIETNIVFREISVVNGDSNTLFASGEVPTGNQGNEFEKVNGVIYKSTDGGENWSRIWSGNSLARWLCIGGNPINLVSSTGIFDREATNTVGMGIMKSTDGGATWNQSNNGITGSLFIGGMSDSSTPGLLYIATGNNAEVNLDTPIKGGVFKSTNGGTTWTQVISSSDVILPGYTEDVFNAVKIAPSNNNIVYAASAYAFYRSDDAGATWTGHRGGSLSSPSPWGPSGIRAGVPIEITIDKTNPDIVYAANYGGGIFKSTDGAKTWQVLGTGYSGATIHKIAPDPQNTSAFLTIGRSGPFKSTNNGTTYDGLYYEEAGHAEWYGAAVHPTNSNTLFISDEHEGLILKSTTGGTSWTTKFNQPNATASVFNQRHGAKELIISKSNPNVIYAGFAYQFFYSDPDNTTFPNSFGVYKSTDAGETWTQSGTTGISATNLNITALAVNTTDENSVYIGLRGDGLFHSTDGGANWTNIGQGMPDQTIHGIALADNNSIIYAATKSKGVYKSTDNGNNWTQVLSEVNTSTDFPTKLLMSIAVNPTNKKNIVVGDIHTGVYMTTDAGANWTNINQGLANRAITSLAFSSDGKTLFTGTKGSGVYSYNTTTLAVDNYSNLSILKNAYPNPSSGKITLDLQPNTFQSLEVEIFSITGKRILKKSYKVKNNKVEINLQHLSKGMYIVSYPLLNGLKKSSQILIE